Genomic segment of Lentisphaerota bacterium:
AGGCTGTAACGCTCGTCATCAAAAAAGACCAGTGTCTCCGAGTGCTGAGCGGTCCGGCTGACGGGGATGAGAACGGCGGTGATGCTTTCGTACAGCCCCTCCTGGAAAGGCGCGGGAGGCAGCTCGAAAACCACGCCCGGTCGCAAGGTTAAGCGCGAGCCGACCCAGATGAACAGGGCGGTGACAAGCAGCGCGTCGATCCACGGCACCGCCGCGAGGAACGATTGGCCGATCCGCGATTTGGGGCGGTATTTGTCGCGCAGCGTCTGCGCCCGCCACTGATCCCACGCGCCCGAGTGCCCGATCATGGTTCACG
This window contains:
- a CDS encoding biopolymer transporter ExbD → MIGHSGAWDQWRAQTLRDKYRPKSRIGQSFLAAVPWIDALLVTALFIWVGSRLTLRPGVVFELPPAPFQEGLYESITAVLIPVSRTAQHSETLVFFDDERYSLADIQQAQRLGAAMRTLLSHTARRELLLLADRQVPHGDVVAAVNLARAAGVQRVNVGVKPD